A stretch of the Bacillus licheniformis DSM 13 = ATCC 14580 genome encodes the following:
- a CDS encoding polysaccharide deacetylase family protein: protein MSYQMMNRPYSQHYIDAMKKDAVTVAAQKDDLYQELLQKAPEYEVKAQNAKIDHIWKAMPGYNGLKVNIEKSYKKMKQAGEFDEKLLVYDQVKPDVHLESLKPEPIYRGHPDKPMVSFIINVAWGNEYLEEMLPVLQQHRIKATFFLEGRWVKHHPELAKAIQNGGHEIGNHSYNHPDMSKLTRERISEQLRMTNEQIQETLGVKPKWFAPPSGSFRKEVVDQAHKMGMGTIMWTVDTIDWQKPQPAVLQQRVLSKVHNGAMILMHPTDPTAKSLAVLIQNLHEKGYQIGTVSQLMNEKRLVEE, encoded by the coding sequence ATGTCCTATCAGATGATGAACCGTCCGTATTCACAACATTACATAGATGCGATGAAAAAAGACGCGGTCACGGTTGCCGCTCAAAAGGACGATTTGTACCAGGAGCTTTTGCAAAAAGCGCCTGAATATGAAGTGAAGGCCCAGAATGCGAAAATTGATCACATATGGAAAGCGATGCCCGGCTACAACGGCTTAAAAGTAAACATCGAAAAATCGTACAAAAAAATGAAACAGGCCGGTGAATTTGATGAGAAACTGCTCGTTTATGACCAAGTGAAGCCTGACGTTCATTTAGAATCCTTAAAGCCTGAGCCGATCTACCGCGGACACCCGGATAAACCGATGGTATCGTTTATTATCAATGTCGCTTGGGGTAATGAATATTTAGAAGAGATGCTTCCCGTCTTACAACAGCATCGTATCAAAGCCACCTTTTTTCTGGAGGGCAGATGGGTGAAGCATCACCCCGAGCTGGCCAAAGCCATACAAAACGGCGGGCATGAAATCGGAAACCATTCATACAATCATCCGGATATGAGCAAACTGACGAGAGAACGTATTTCAGAACAGCTGCGGATGACAAATGAACAAATACAGGAAACGCTTGGCGTCAAGCCGAAGTGGTTCGCCCCGCCGAGCGGCAGCTTCCGCAAAGAGGTTGTGGATCAGGCTCACAAGATGGGGATGGGAACGATCATGTGGACAGTTGATACGATCGATTGGCAGAAACCGCAGCCGGCCGTCTTACAGCAACGGGTATTAAGCAAAGTACATAACGGCGCCATGATATTAATGCATCCGACAGATCCAACTGCAAAAAGTCTTGCCGTTTTGATACAGAACCTGCATGAAAAAGGCTATCAAATCGGAACTGTTTCACAGCTGATGAATGAAAAAAGGCTTGTTGAAGAATAG
- a CDS encoding M16 family metallopeptidase, translated as MIKRYTCQNGVRIVFENNPTVRSVAIGVWIGTGSRHETPEINGISHFLEHMFFKGTKTRTARDIAESFDRIGGQVNAFTSKEYTCYYAKVLDEHASYALEVLSDMFFHSSFDEEELKKEKNVVYEEIKMYEDTPDDIVHDLLSKASYGSHSLGYPILGTEETLAEFDGDSLRKYMNEYYTPDRVVISIAGNVPETFIKEAEKHFGSYEAKGKRTGMTKPDFHHEKMTRKKETEQAHLCLGFNGLEAGHPEIYDLIVLNNILGGSMSSRLFQDVREDKGLAYSVFSYHTSYEDSGMMTIYAGTGANQLQLLSETIHETLRALKSDGITPKELENSKEQMKGSLMLSLESTNSKMSRNGKNELLLGKHRTLDEIIEKLNAVSLERVNNLANRIFTDDYSSALISPSGELPK; from the coding sequence TTGATTAAACGGTATACTTGTCAAAATGGGGTAAGAATCGTATTCGAAAACAATCCCACCGTCCGGTCTGTGGCCATCGGAGTTTGGATTGGAACCGGATCAAGACATGAAACACCCGAAATTAACGGCATTTCGCACTTTCTTGAGCACATGTTTTTCAAGGGGACAAAAACGCGCACTGCAAGGGACATCGCAGAGTCTTTCGATAGAATCGGCGGACAGGTCAACGCGTTTACCTCAAAGGAATATACGTGCTATTACGCCAAAGTGCTCGATGAGCATGCAAGCTATGCTCTGGAAGTGCTTTCTGACATGTTCTTTCATTCATCATTTGACGAAGAAGAATTAAAAAAAGAAAAAAACGTCGTCTATGAAGAGATTAAAATGTATGAGGACACACCTGATGACATCGTCCACGATCTCTTGAGCAAGGCGTCATACGGCAGCCATTCCCTCGGCTATCCGATCCTCGGCACAGAGGAAACACTTGCCGAATTTGACGGAGATTCGCTCAGAAAATATATGAACGAATATTACACGCCTGACCGAGTCGTCATTTCCATAGCCGGAAATGTGCCGGAAACTTTTATAAAAGAAGCTGAAAAGCATTTCGGTTCATATGAAGCCAAAGGCAAAAGAACCGGCATGACAAAACCGGATTTTCACCATGAGAAAATGACGCGCAAAAAGGAAACCGAACAGGCTCACCTCTGCCTCGGCTTCAACGGGCTGGAAGCAGGCCATCCGGAAATCTACGATTTGATCGTTCTCAATAATATTTTGGGAGGAAGCATGAGCAGCCGCCTCTTTCAGGATGTCCGCGAAGATAAAGGTCTTGCATATTCCGTGTTCAGCTACCACACTTCCTATGAAGACAGCGGCATGATGACCATCTACGCGGGAACCGGCGCAAATCAGCTTCAGCTCCTGTCAGAAACGATTCATGAAACACTGCGTGCGCTGAAAAGCGACGGTATTACACCGAAAGAGCTTGAAAACAGCAAAGAGCAAATGAAAGGCAGCCTGATGCTCAGTCTCGAAAGCACAAACAGCAAAATGAGCCGCAACGGCAAAAATGAGCTTTTGCTCGGTAAACACCGGACGCTTGATGAAATCATCGAAAAGTTGAATGCCGTCAGCCTCGAGCGTGTGAACAATCTTGCCAACCGGATTTTCACCGATGATTACTCATCTGCATTAATCAGCCCGTCGGGTGAGCTGCCGAAATAA
- a CDS encoding YlmC/YmxH family sporulation protein — translation MRLSELSGKEIVDVKRAERLGVLGQTDLEINEQDGQITALIIPSVKWFGLGRKQGNDIKVPWSQIQKIGSDMIILDVPESSVTKEE, via the coding sequence ATGAGGCTGAGTGAACTTTCGGGAAAAGAAATCGTTGATGTTAAGCGGGCCGAACGGCTCGGCGTACTGGGGCAGACGGACCTTGAGATCAATGAGCAGGACGGTCAGATTACCGCTCTTATCATCCCTTCTGTTAAATGGTTCGGACTAGGAAGAAAACAGGGGAATGACATTAAGGTGCCCTGGTCGCAAATTCAAAAAATCGGCTCGGATATGATCATTTTGGATGTTCCGGAAAGCAGCGTGACAAAAGAGGAGTAA
- the dpaA gene encoding dipicolinic acid synthetase subunit A, whose translation MLTGLTIAIIGGDARQLEIIRKLTEQDAKVFLIGFDQLDHGFTGATKLKLNELDFGTIDSIILPVSGTSMEGTVATVFSNEKVVLKQEHLEKTKPHCAIYSGISNQYLDGMAKGANRRLIKLFERDDIAIYNSIPTVEGAIMMAIQHTDFTIHGSNVMVLGLGRTGMSISRTFSALGARVKVGARDSAHLARIMEMGLTPFHTNELAEHVENIDICINTIPSLILDKHVLSRMTPRTLILDLATRPGGTDFDFAEKQGIKALLAPGLPGIVAPKTAGQIIANVLCNLLSELTTDRKGLS comes from the coding sequence ATGTTAACCGGATTGACGATTGCAATCATCGGCGGCGATGCAAGGCAGCTCGAGATCATCCGCAAGCTGACGGAACAGGATGCAAAGGTCTTTTTAATCGGTTTTGATCAGCTTGATCACGGGTTTACCGGAGCTACAAAACTAAAGCTGAACGAACTTGATTTTGGCACAATAGACAGCATTATTCTGCCTGTATCGGGCACATCGATGGAAGGAACGGTTGCGACTGTTTTTTCCAATGAAAAAGTGGTGTTAAAACAGGAACATTTAGAAAAAACCAAGCCGCACTGCGCGATTTATTCAGGGATTTCAAACCAATATTTAGACGGCATGGCCAAAGGGGCGAACCGTCGTCTTATCAAGCTCTTTGAAAGAGACGATATTGCGATTTACAACTCGATACCTACAGTCGAAGGTGCCATTATGATGGCCATACAGCATACAGACTTTACGATTCACGGCTCGAATGTAATGGTTCTCGGGCTGGGGCGGACGGGAATGAGCATCAGCCGGACGTTCTCGGCGCTCGGCGCACGCGTAAAAGTCGGAGCTCGCGACTCCGCCCACCTCGCCAGAATCATGGAGATGGGCCTCACTCCTTTCCACACAAACGAACTTGCAGAGCATGTTGAAAATATCGACATATGCATCAATACCATTCCAAGCCTGATTCTCGATAAACATGTCCTCTCACGAATGACACCCAGAACATTAATTCTCGATTTAGCAACCCGTCCCGGAGGCACAGATTTTGATTTTGCCGAAAAGCAAGGCATTAAAGCGCTGCTTGCTCCAGGACTTCCCGGGATCGTCGCGCCTAAAACGGCGGGACAGATCATTGCCAATGTTTTGTGCAACCTTTTGTCTGAATTAACAACTGACCGAAAGGGGCTGTCATAA
- the dpaB gene encoding dipicolinate synthase subunit B: protein MMSIKGKRIGFGLTGSHCTYDAVFPQIEALINKGAEVRPVVTHTVKSTDTRFGEGEEWVRRIEELTGFEVIDSIPKAEPLGPKTPLDCMVVAPLTGNSMSKLANAQTDSPVLMAAKATMRNSRPVVLGISTNDALGLNGVNLMRLMAAKNVYFIPFGQDDPYKKPNSLVAKMDLLVPAVEEALSHKQIQPILVHNDQ, encoded by the coding sequence ATAATGTCGATCAAAGGAAAAAGAATCGGATTTGGCCTAACGGGTTCACATTGTACGTATGATGCCGTTTTTCCGCAGATTGAAGCGCTGATCAACAAAGGGGCTGAAGTCAGACCGGTCGTGACGCATACTGTCAAGTCGACGGATACACGCTTTGGAGAAGGGGAAGAATGGGTCAGAAGAATAGAAGAGCTGACTGGATTTGAAGTCATTGATTCCATTCCGAAAGCTGAGCCTCTCGGGCCGAAAACACCGCTGGACTGCATGGTTGTTGCGCCATTGACGGGAAATTCGATGAGCAAGCTTGCAAACGCCCAGACGGACAGTCCGGTTCTCATGGCGGCCAAAGCGACGATGAGAAACTCCCGTCCCGTCGTCCTCGGCATTTCAACGAATGACGCGCTCGGCTTGAACGGCGTCAACTTGATGAGGCTGATGGCGGCAAAAAATGTTTACTTTATTCCGTTCGGCCAGGATGACCCTTACAAAAAGCCGAATTCGCTCGTCGCCAAAATGGATCTTTTAGTGCCGGCGGTCGAAGAAGCGCTCTCCCATAAACAAATACAGCCTATCCTGGTCCATAATGATCAATAA
- the asd gene encoding aspartate-semialdehyde dehydrogenase has product MGRGLHVAVVGATGAVGQQMLKTLEDRNFELDKLTLLSSKRSAGTKLTFKGEEYTVEEARPESFEGVNIALFSAGGSVSQALAHEAVKRGAIVIDNTSAFRMDQNTPLVVPEVNEEDLHKHNGIIANPNCSTIQMVVALEPIRKAFGLNKIIVSTYQAVSGAGNEAVKELYGQTEAILNDKPFEPEIMPVKSDEKHYQIAFNAIPQIDKFQENGFTFEEMKMINETKKIMHMPELQVSATCVRLPIATGHSESVYIETDRDDVTAEDIKNLLKEAPGVVLQDDPAKQVYPMPADAVGKRDVFVGRVRKDLDRPNGFHLWIVSDNLLKGAAWNSVQIAESLKALNLV; this is encoded by the coding sequence TTGGGCAGAGGATTACATGTAGCAGTAGTTGGTGCGACAGGCGCTGTAGGACAGCAAATGTTAAAAACACTAGAAGACAGGAATTTTGAACTGGATAAACTGACTTTATTATCCTCAAAACGTTCAGCAGGTACGAAACTGACTTTCAAAGGCGAAGAGTACACAGTAGAAGAAGCTCGTCCTGAGAGCTTTGAAGGCGTCAACATCGCGCTTTTCAGCGCCGGGGGAAGCGTTTCGCAGGCGCTTGCTCACGAGGCTGTCAAACGCGGGGCGATCGTCATTGATAATACGAGCGCGTTCCGGATGGACCAAAACACTCCGCTCGTCGTACCTGAGGTCAATGAGGAAGATTTGCACAAGCACAACGGGATTATTGCAAATCCGAACTGTTCAACCATCCAGATGGTTGTTGCGCTCGAACCGATCCGCAAGGCTTTCGGTTTAAACAAAATCATCGTATCGACTTATCAGGCGGTGTCTGGAGCCGGAAACGAAGCTGTAAAAGAGCTCTACGGGCAAACCGAAGCCATTTTGAACGACAAACCGTTCGAGCCTGAGATCATGCCGGTGAAGAGTGATGAAAAACACTACCAAATCGCATTTAACGCTATTCCTCAAATCGATAAATTCCAGGAAAACGGCTTTACGTTTGAGGAAATGAAAATGATAAATGAAACGAAAAAAATCATGCACATGCCTGAGCTTCAAGTTTCAGCCACATGTGTCAGACTGCCGATTGCAACAGGGCATTCAGAATCCGTCTACATCGAAACAGACCGTGATGATGTGACAGCAGAGGATATTAAAAATCTGTTAAAAGAAGCTCCAGGCGTCGTTCTGCAGGATGATCCAGCTAAACAGGTCTATCCGATGCCTGCAGATGCAGTAGGGAAAAGAGACGTATTTGTCGGCCGGGTGAGAAAAGACCTTGACCGCCCGAACGGTTTCCATCTGTGGATCGTTTCCGACAACCTGCTGAAAGGCGCGGCATGGAATTCCGTACAAATCGCAGAAAGCCTAAAAGCTTTAAATTTAGTTTAA